In a genomic window of Nitrospinota bacterium:
- a CDS encoding proline--tRNA ligase has protein sequence MRLTRYFIPTVKEVPSEAECASHQLMIRAGMIRKIAAGVYDLLPLGLRAIRNVENIVRQEMNRAGGLETFLPSMIPAELWQETGRWQFYGKELLRIKDRHDHEFCYGPTHEEVMTDIVRREVKSYKQLPLTLYQIQTKFRDEIRPRFGMMRAREFMMKDAYSFHADEDDAAKGYERMFKAYEAVFKRAGLKFRAVEADTGNIGGSSSHEFMVLADTGEDTIVSCPACSYASNVEKADVPPAAPHAAATPEPMAEVATPDQRTIDEVSAFLKRPAASFIKTLIYTLDGKEQVCVLARGDHEVNEHKLKRILDAVTLELAAPEAVQKISGAQPGFVGPQGLKVRILADNAVRGMANAVTGANKDGYHVVGVNEGRDFKAAAYHDLRNVKPGDRCPRCHNADLEFHRGIEVGHVFRLGTKYSKAMRAVYLDNNGKEQTMVMGTYGIGIGRVAAAAIEQSHDANGIIWPWGLAPFQVAVLPLNVAKPDIAGAAAKIEEELEAEGYSVLHDDRDERAGFKFNDADLVGYPIQVIVGDKGLKNGEVELKIRKTGERLNVKLDGLKEKLRETAALLAAG, from the coding sequence ATGAGACTGACCCGCTACTTTATACCGACGGTGAAAGAGGTTCCCTCCGAGGCGGAGTGCGCCAGCCACCAGTTGATGATCCGCGCCGGGATGATACGCAAGATCGCCGCCGGGGTGTACGACCTGCTGCCGCTGGGCCTGCGCGCCATACGCAACGTGGAGAACATCGTGCGCCAGGAGATGAACCGCGCCGGAGGGCTGGAAACCTTCCTCCCCAGCATGATACCGGCCGAGCTGTGGCAGGAAACCGGCCGCTGGCAGTTCTACGGCAAGGAACTGCTGCGGATAAAAGACCGGCACGACCACGAATTCTGCTACGGCCCCACCCACGAAGAGGTGATGACCGACATCGTCCGCCGCGAAGTGAAGAGCTACAAGCAGCTTCCGCTCACCCTCTATCAAATCCAGACGAAGTTCCGCGACGAGATACGCCCCCGCTTCGGCATGATGCGGGCGCGCGAATTCATGATGAAGGACGCCTACAGCTTCCACGCGGACGAAGACGACGCCGCGAAAGGGTACGAGCGGATGTTCAAGGCGTATGAGGCGGTCTTCAAGCGCGCCGGGCTGAAATTCCGCGCGGTGGAGGCGGATACCGGCAACATCGGCGGCAGCAGCAGCCATGAGTTCATGGTGCTGGCCGATACCGGCGAGGACACCATCGTCAGTTGCCCCGCGTGCAGCTACGCCAGCAACGTGGAAAAGGCCGACGTGCCGCCAGCCGCGCCGCACGCCGCCGCCACGCCGGAGCCGATGGCCGAGGTGGCTACGCCGGACCAGCGGACCATCGACGAGGTATCGGCGTTCCTCAAGCGCCCCGCCGCCAGCTTCATCAAGACGCTCATCTATACGCTGGACGGCAAGGAACAGGTATGCGTTCTGGCGCGCGGCGATCACGAGGTGAACGAGCACAAGCTCAAGCGCATCCTCGACGCCGTCACGCTGGAACTGGCCGCCCCCGAAGCGGTGCAAAAAATATCCGGCGCGCAGCCCGGCTTTGTCGGCCCGCAGGGCCTCAAAGTCCGCATATTGGCCGACAACGCGGTACGCGGCATGGCAAACGCCGTGACCGGCGCGAACAAAGACGGCTATCACGTCGTCGGCGTGAACGAAGGGCGCGATTTCAAGGCCGCCGCGTATCACGACCTGCGCAACGTGAAACCCGGCGACCGCTGCCCCCGCTGCCACAACGCCGATCTGGAATTCCACCGGGGGATAGAGGTGGGGCACGTCTTCCGCCTCGGCACGAAGTACAGCAAGGCGATGCGGGCGGTCTACCTTGATAACAACGGCAAGGAGCAGACGATGGTGATGGGCACCTACGGCATCGGCATCGGCCGCGTGGCCGCCGCCGCCATCGAGCAAAGCCACGACGCCAACGGCATCATCTGGCCGTGGGGTTTGGCCCCCTTCCAGGTCGCCGTGCTGCCGCTGAACGTGGCCAAGCCGGATATCGCCGGCGCCGCCGCGAAGATAGAAGAGGAACTGGAGGCCGAGGGCTACAGCGTGCTGCACGACGACCGCGACGAGCGCGCGGGCTTCAAGTTCAACGACGCCGATCTCGTCGGCTATCCCATACAGGTGATCGTGGGGGACAAGGGGCTGAAGAACGGCGAAGTGGAATTGAAGATACGCAAGACCGGCGAACGGCTGAACGTGAAGCTGGACGGCCTGAAGGAAAAACTGCGCGAAACCGCCGCCCTCCTGGCGGCGGGCTGA
- a CDS encoding CBS domain-containing protein, whose amino-acid sequence MSDFKTLLAVGDMVQPGVVTISATQTVKSGAITMAEKNTGSLLVIDGGGKLIGIVTEGDIVRRAVGKGLDVSVSTIADIMSPDPVSINHDESIFEARNTMTAKKLGHLIVVKDGKPLGVLTSQAVLGA is encoded by the coding sequence ATGTCGGATTTTAAGACCCTGCTTGCAGTGGGCGATATGGTGCAGCCCGGCGTGGTGACCATTTCCGCCACCCAGACCGTGAAAAGCGGCGCCATCACCATGGCTGAAAAAAACACCGGCTCGCTGCTGGTGATCGACGGCGGCGGCAAGCTCATCGGCATCGTAACCGAGGGCGACATCGTCCGCCGCGCCGTCGGCAAGGGGCTGGATGTTTCCGTTTCCACCATCGCCGACATCATGAGCCCGGATCCGGTCTCCATCAATCACGACGAATCCATTTTCGAGGCGCGCAATACCATGACCGCGAAAAAGCTGGGACACCTGATTGTGGTGAAAGACGGCAAACCGCTGGGGGTGCTCACCTCGCAGGCCGTGCTCGGCGCGTAA
- a CDS encoding tetratricopeptide repeat protein produces the protein MLLYPATQEVRDAKFQIAEAYYLRGQYEQALKVFEGADKRWPSFIKQNPQTFYRYADTNYRLEKRDKARGLFAELANLYPANAHGLNAVNKLADIYLADGKTAVAVKLLNIQARAWPDQPAGVESRLRLAALGQAEHKVITPAEATLTPYPDYFDPLAAYNDVIKKHPDWDYAQEAMFQKAKLYHRNKRHIESIVTLQGFMRTYPALAATPPVVDLVKENLFEMVNNFHRQDGNFAVLYTYYGNFDPFFADVKDTEILMNVADAYYGMGLYGRSYEKYRRAEELLKGERLPRIAFGKGRALAAIDDGAGAAAELAPFMNGYAKSAYAPYALQILGDIYAQREDRPRAIAAYRAGLDVSAGKGLLASYTAYRAGIASKQEKNFSGAIKYFKAAIERYQPYLDRVDGFYQKDSHFQMMEAAYRGGLYRDAIDYSEEAVAKYPDAKMGGWVRFVKSDSEAKLSEDEKALDGLREIVKDEPSSVFGKVADATLNNAGWKTKNRNLFPY, from the coding sequence TTGCTGCTGTACCCCGCCACGCAGGAGGTGCGGGACGCCAAGTTCCAGATCGCCGAAGCCTACTACCTCCGCGGGCAATACGAGCAGGCGCTCAAGGTATTCGAGGGCGCCGACAAGCGCTGGCCCAGCTTCATAAAGCAGAACCCGCAGACCTTTTACCGCTATGCCGACACGAATTACCGGCTGGAAAAGCGCGACAAGGCGCGCGGCCTCTTCGCCGAACTGGCCAACCTTTACCCGGCCAACGCCCACGGCCTCAACGCCGTGAACAAGCTGGCCGACATTTACCTTGCGGATGGGAAAACCGCCGTCGCGGTGAAGCTGCTGAACATCCAGGCGCGCGCCTGGCCCGACCAGCCGGCCGGGGTGGAATCGCGCCTGCGGCTGGCGGCATTGGGGCAGGCGGAGCACAAAGTGATCACCCCCGCGGAAGCAACCCTGACGCCGTATCCCGACTATTTTGATCCGTTGGCCGCCTATAACGACGTGATCAAAAAACACCCCGACTGGGATTACGCCCAGGAGGCGATGTTCCAGAAGGCGAAGCTCTATCACCGCAACAAGCGCCACATCGAATCAATCGTCACCCTGCAAGGGTTTATGCGCACATATCCGGCATTGGCCGCCACCCCGCCGGTGGTTGACCTCGTTAAGGAGAACCTGTTCGAGATGGTGAACAACTTCCACCGGCAGGACGGCAACTTCGCGGTGTTGTACACCTACTACGGCAACTTCGACCCCTTCTTCGCCGATGTCAAAGACACCGAAATCCTGATGAACGTGGCGGACGCTTATTACGGGATGGGGTTGTATGGCCGCTCATATGAGAAGTACCGCCGCGCCGAAGAACTGCTGAAGGGGGAACGCCTCCCGCGGATCGCGTTCGGCAAAGGGCGCGCGCTGGCCGCCATCGACGATGGCGCGGGCGCGGCCGCCGAGCTGGCCCCGTTCATGAACGGCTACGCGAAATCGGCATACGCGCCGTACGCCTTGCAAATACTGGGGGACATCTACGCCCAGCGGGAAGACCGCCCCCGCGCCATCGCCGCCTATCGCGCCGGACTGGACGTTTCCGCGGGGAAGGGGCTGCTCGCCAGCTATACCGCCTATCGCGCGGGTATCGCGTCCAAACAGGAAAAGAATTTCTCCGGGGCCATCAAATACTTCAAGGCGGCCATCGAGCGCTACCAGCCCTATCTTGACCGGGTGGACGGCTTCTACCAGAAGGACAGCCACTTCCAGATGATGGAGGCGGCATACCGCGGCGGGCTTTACCGCGATGCGATAGATTACTCCGAGGAGGCGGTGGCGAAATATCCCGATGCCAAGATGGGCGGCTGGGTCCGCTTTGTGAAAAGCGACAGCGAAGCCAAACTCTCCGAAGACGAGAAGGCGCTGGATGGCCTGCGGGAAATCGTCAAAGACGAACCGTCAAGCGTGTTCGGCAAGGTGGCCGACGCCACGTTGAACAACGCCGGCTGGAAAACGAAAAACCGGAATCTCTTTCCGTACTGA